A section of the Zygosaccharomyces rouxii strain CBS732 chromosome B complete sequence genome encodes:
- the MYG1 gene encoding Myg1p (similar to uniprot|P40093 Saccharomyces cerevisiae YER156C Hypothetical ORF), whose translation MLITRNCCKFMESVKRLKVEMVKTVCTHSGTFHADEALAVYMLKLLPQYKDAKVVRSRQPEDWEKSDIVVDVGGKYDGTKFFDHHQRGFYENFENRETKLSSAGLTYKHFGREIIKTILNKELSQSDLDFLCHKIYQQFIEALDANDNGINCYDEGKPKFIQNGITLPGVISRMNPDWNEDNSPERFDQQFTKASDFIGNVFVDLVKGYGNSWLPAKTLVREAIDNRFKVHQSGQILEFKQFCPWKDHLFDIESELKIENQLKFVLFPDGSGAWRVTTVPVEPGSFQFRQGILEPWRGLRDQELSEKSGIKDCIFVHASGFTGGVRSREGALEMALRSL comes from the coding sequence AGTGGAACTTTCCACGCTGATGAAGCATTGGCAGTCTACATGCTAAAACTTTTACCACAGTACAAGGATGCCAAGGTTGTTAGATCTCGTCAACCAGAGGACTGGGAGAAAAGTGATATCGTTGTTGatgttggtggtaaatACGACGGaaccaaattctttgatcatCACCAGCGTGGATTTTAcgaaaattttgagaacCGCGAGACTAAACTATCGAGTGCAGGTTTAACCTACAAGCATTTTGGTCGTGAAATTATTAAAACAATTCTAAACAAGGAATTAAGCCAATCAGACTTGGATTTTCTGTGCCACAAGATTTATCAGCAGTTTATTGAAGCTCTTGATGCCAATGACAATGGTATTAACTGCTACGATGAAGGAAAACCaaaatttatccaaaatgGTATAACTCTTCCAGGTGTGATCTCTAGAATGAACCCAGACTGGAATGAAGATAACAGTCCAGAGAGGTTCGATCAACAGTTCACCAAAGCCAGTGACTTTATCGGTAACGTTTTTGTCGATCTAGTCAAAGGTTACGGTAACTCTTGGTTACCTGCCAAGACATTGGTACGTGAGGCCATTGATAACAGATTCAAGGTTCACCAAAGTGGTCAGATACTTGaatttaaacaattctGCCCATGGAAGGACCATCTTTTCGACATTGAATCTGAATTGAAAATCGAAAACCAGCTAAAATTCGTGCTTTTCCCTGATGGCAGCGGTGCATGGCGTGTAACTACTGTCCCCGTTGAGCCAGgttctttccaattccgCCAAGGAATTTTAGAGCCATGGAGAGGTTTAAGGGATCAAGAATTGAGTGAAAAATCTGGCATTAAAGACTGTATTTTTGTGCATGCATCAGGATTCACTGGTGGTGTCAGATCAAGAGAAGGAGCTCTAGAGATGGCTCTACGT